The Deltaproteobacteria bacterium nucleotide sequence CTACGCCGGGTCAGGAGAGAAAAAATTGGGAAAACAGTATGGGCGTCAGGAAGTTTGCGATAGGCTGCGGGCGGAAACGAAGAAAGGAAAACCCATCGTGGCTGCCGGGGCAGGGATCGGGCTTTCCGCGAAATTTGCCGAGGCTGGAGGAGCGGACCTCATTATCATCTATAACTCGGGGCTGTATCGCATGGACGGCCTTCCCTCGATCGCGGGTTACATGCCCTTCGGAGACGCCAACGCGGTCGTTAAAGAGATGGGCCTGCGCCACGTCTTTCCCATAGTCCGCAACGCTCCGGTAATTGCCGGGATCTGCGCTTATGACCTAACCCGGGATATGGAAACCTTCCTCAAGGAGTTGCTCACTGTAGGTTTTTCGGGAGTCATCAATTTCCCCACGGTGGGAAGGATCGACGGTGATTTCCGGCGGTCCATGGAAGACCTGGGAATGAGCTACAAGAGGGAAGCCGAGGTCATGGGCATAGCCGGATCGCTTGGATTCTTCACCATGGCTTATGTGTTCAACCCGGAAGAATCGAAGATGATGGCCGAAAAGGGAATCGACGCCGTCGTAGCCCACATGAAGACGACCAGCGGCGGATCGGTAGGTTCCCAACGGCCGATGACGCTCGCAGAGGCGGGAAAAAGGTGCAAGAAGATCTTCCAAGCGGCTTTGACAGCCAATCCCGACGTTCTTTGTCTGGCCCACGGGGGACCCATCGAGGGGCCGGAAGGAACCGAATACATCTACCGGCACACCCAGGCAGTCGGTTTCGTCGGTGCTTCTTCCATCGAACGCCTTCCGACAGAGGAAGCCATCCAGAAGATAACAAAAAAGTTCAAAGCTCAAAAAATTCAAAAGTAGTTCAACGCGCCTAGATCTAGCAGCCACGAAATCTCCCCTCGCCCCCCTTTTATAAACGAGGGACGGGGGGATTTAATAAATTTTCCTGATTTATCTGGGGTTTTTGATGGAACGGTATATTCTCATCATTGGCACTTTCGACACCAAGGTCGAGGAATTAAACTTTATTCGGGATCAGATCTTTTCCCGGAACCAGAAGATCCGGACCCTCGATACCGGAATTCTCCAACCATCCCCCCCCATCGTGGATATATCCAATGAAAGAGTAGCCGCTGCCGGAGGGAAATCCCTTCAGGAGTTAGTGCATCAGAGAGATCGGGGGCAGGCCGTGGCGGTCATGGCCAGAGGGGCAGCAAAGGTTACCCGAGAACTTTTCGACCAAGGAGAGATCCTGGGCATTATTTCCTTAGGGGGAGGCTCAGGAACGGTCATCGGCACAAGTGCCATGAGAACGGTACCTGTGGGAATACCCAAAGTCATGGTCTCTTCAATGGCTTCGGGAAATGTCCGCCCCTATGTGGGGACCTCGGATATTACCATGATGTATTCGGTAGTGGACATCTCCGGGCTTAATCGGATCAGCAAACGAATCCTCCGCAACGCGGCCGCAGCCGTCTGTGGCATGGTAGAAGGAAAAGAAGAAAGTGTTTCCCCAGACCGTCCCCTTATCGCAACCACCATGTTCGGAGTGACCACGCCCTGCGTCACAGAGGCCAAAAAAATCCTGGAGGAGAAGGGGTTTGAGGTCCTGGTATTCCACGCCAACGGCCCGGGGGGCATGGCCATGGAGCAGCTGATCGGAGAAGGGCAGATCCAGGCCGTCCTGGATATTACCACCACCGAGCTGCCCGATGAACTCCTGGGAGGTAAAGAAAGCGCCGGCCCGCACCGTCTGGAAAAAGCCGGGGAAATGGGAATTCCCCAGGTGGTAGTTCCCGGAGCCATGGATATGGTCAATTATTTCCCCGATGCCATTCCCCCCCAATTCCGGGATCGTCTGATTTACCAGCACAACCCGGCTACCTCCCTGATGCGCACCAGCGTAAAGGAGAACAGACAGCTGGGAGAGATCATGGCCCGGAGGCTATCCCGGGCGACAGGTCCCACAGTGGTGTACATTCCGTTGGGGGGGGTCTCCGCCATCGATGCTCCCGGGCAACCCTTTTATGACCCTGAAGCGGACCGGGCCTTCGTTGAAGCTTTAAAAAGAAACCTACCTTCCCGTATCCTTGTTATTGAGAAGGCCCTTCATATCAATGATCCATCCTTTGCCAGAGAGGTGGCTCAAGCCTTGCTTAAACTGCTGAAGGGATGACCCTTCGGTTCAAGGTCCTACATGGGAGCATGCCTGTTCACCTGTGAGCTTCTTGCAAAAGTCCGTAATTTACCCTTCGACAGGCTCAGGGTGAACGGGCTTAGGTTGAAATTATTTAGTTTTTCCGTTCGTGGTGAGCTTGTCGAACCACAAAAAAATACTTTTGCAAGAGCCTCCTGTTAAACCAAATTGGGAAGGTCAGTTAGGATTGGTTTCAGGATGTCCAGAATTTTATCCATCTGTTCCTTATTGATGATCAACGGCGGGCTAAGGGTTACCCGGTTTCCAAAGACCCGCAGGAAGAGTCCCTCTTGCAAAGCCCGGTCCTGAATCTTCTGAGAGATCGCCAAGACTTTCTTAGAAATGGCTTTGGTCTTTTTGTCCTCCACGTATTCAATTCCGATCATCAGGCCTAAGCCATTGACGGCTCCCACCCAAGGAAGGGGTAGGAATTCTTCCTGCAAACGGTGGAGAGCGTATTGCCCCATCCGGGCCGCGTTGTCCGCTAACTTTTCCTTGACGATGATCTCCATGTCTTTTATGGCCGCCGCCGACCCCACGGGATGACCGCTGTAAGTGAATCCATGGAGGAAGGGGGTTTGTCGGCTTTGGAGCTCTTGATAAATTTCTTCCCCAATGGCCACGGCCCCGAAGGGAATGTAGCCGCTGGTGATCCCCTTGGCCATGGTCATGATGTCCGGAATCACCTCCCAATTTTCCACGCCGAAGAGCTTGCCCGTGCGCCCAAAGCCGGACATCACCTCATCAGCGATCAAAAGAATTCCCATTTCCGAACAGATCTTCCGTACCTTCGGCCAGTACTCCGGCGGCGGGCTGATCATCCCGACAGATCCCTGTACCGGCTCAGCGATGAAGGCGGCCACACTGTCTTGACCCTCATTGGCAATCGTCTCGGCCAGAAAGTCGGCGCACTTAATCTGGCATCTCGGATATTCCAAACCGAAGGTGCAACGGTAGCAGTAGTACGAGGGGATGTGCAAAAACCCGGGTACCAGAGGACCGAAGCTCTTCCCTAACCGGCCCATTCCCAGGCTCGTGGCGCTGAGCGTTCCGAAGGAGACCCCGTGGAAAGAATGGTAGAGGCTGAGGATCTTATGTTTCTCAGGCTTTTTCGCATGCCAATAATTTCGGGCGATTTTGAAAGCGGTCTCCACTGACTCCGATCCGCCCGAAGTGAAGAAAAAATGTTTCAGGCCTGGAGGAGTGATCTCGGCAAGCTTCTTGGCGCAGAGGATGGTGGCCGTATTTGTAAACCCCCAGTAGGTTGTTGTATACTGGAGCTTACCCAATTGCTCCACAATGGCCTCAATCACCTCTTTCCGGCCATGGCCAATATTTACATTGACCAACTGAGAACTGGAATCAATGTATTCCCTTCCCTCTGTGTCCCGCAGGATGATCCCTTCCGCCGTTTCGAACACGATCCCCCGGGTCGATCCTATTGGCGACATAGGGTGGATGAGATGGTCACGATCCCACTGTAAAAGTTCGTCGGTCTTCGCTCTCTTCATCTTTCACCTCGCCGATCCTATAATGATTTTTACCTGGCAGGCCGAAAAACGTTCCCGGCTATCTGCCGAACACATTACCAAACCAGTTTCTCCGAAGCAAGGATATTCTTCCCCTGCCTGTTTTATGTATCTACAGGGTTCGGGCATAAGTAATTGAGTGTTATGCCGAAAAAAAAGGAAAAAAAGGGAATGTTGACAAGTAACCCTTGTTGAGTTATATATTTTTGAGAATTTGGAATTTTTTCAGGAAAGGATCAGAGGGAGTGCGCGAGAGGGAATTTGAACCCCTACGGGTTACCCCTATTTTTTCCGTTTCTCTTCATGGCTGCGCTGGCTGGGCATCCGTGTCGGAAGAAGTCGCTAAAAAGCAAGTCAAAGGGCTAAATTTTTAATAAGAAAGTTTTGAGATGAAAAAATCAGAGGAGTTTCCAGAGAGGTAGCAACAAATGGAAAAGAAGCTTTGCCAGCCTATTATGATCGGCCAGATGCGGCTCAAGAACCGTATGGTAATGCCCCCAATGGTCGTCCGCTACGCCAGTGATGATGGCTATGTTACTGACCGCAGTCGGAGATACTACGAGGCGCGAGCCAAGGGAGGGGTAGCCCTTGTCATCCTAGAGGCCAGCTATATTCACCCGGCGGGGCAGCTCCTGCCCAACGAACATGGCATCAGCGACGACAAGTTCATCCCCGGCCTGAGCCAGCTGGTCGAAGCGATTCACCGCCATGATGCCAAAGCGGCAGTTCAACTGGTCCATGCCGGAAGAGTAGTCAACCCCCAAACCACCGGTGTTCAGCCGGTGGCACCTTCAGCAATCCCGGCACCAGGGGGTGAGACGCCCCGGGAACTGACTCCTGGCGAAATAACCGAAATAATCAACTTATTTGTCCAGGCTGCCCTGAGGGCGAAGCGCGCCGGCTTTGACGGGGTGGAAATCCATGGTGCCCACGGTTATCTCATCGACCAGTTTATCTCCCCTGCTTCCAACCACCGTCAAGATGCTTATGGCGGTAGCACTGAGAACCGCGCCCGTCTGTTGATTAATGTTATCAAGGCCGTGAAAGAAGCAGTGGGGCCGAATTATCCTGTCTGGTGCCGTATCAACGGCCAGGAATATGGCGTCGATGGGGGCGAGACCCTGGATCAGGCAAAGGAAGTAGCCTGCTTGGCTGAAGCAGCCGGTGCGGTAGCCATACATGTCACGGCTACTGGTCCAGCCTCCCCGGTCAACCCGACCTCAGCCGTATTCACCCCGGCACCAATCGCCCATCTGGCTGCTGGCATCAAGCAAGTAGTCAGGGTGCCGGTGATTGCCGTAGGCAAAATGACCGCAGCAGCCGGTGAGGAAATACTGGCCACCGGTAAAGCAGACCTGATTGCTTTTGGGAGAGCACTGTTCGCCGACCCGGAGCTTCCGAACAAAATATCCAGTGGAAAGATAGAGGACATCCGTCCATGTATTCTCTGCATGCTCTGCCGCGACGATTTACGTTATAACCCGGTGGGGGGCCTCCGCTGCAGCGTTAATGCTACCATGGGAAAGGAGGGAGTTCAGCAGATTACCCCGGCAGAGAAACCCAAGAAAGTCCTGGTGGTTGGTGGTGGCCCGGCGGGCATGGAGGCAGCCCGGGTAGCTGCCCTAAGAGGCCACCAGGTAATCCTGTGGGAGAAAGAAACCAAGCTGGGTGGCCAGTTAATTGCAGCAGCAGTTGCCCCGCACAAGGATAGAATTCAGGCACTGAAGGCGTATCTATCCAGCCAACTTAAGAACCTCGGCGTTAGCGTCGAGCTAGGCCGAGAAGCGACTGCTGCATCCATCGCCAGGCTGGCACCGGATGCCACGGTGATCGCCAGCGGCTCAAGCAAGCTTACCCCCGAGATCCCAGGGCTGGCCAAGGTCAGGACCGCCGCAGCCACAGCCGTACTGGAAGGTAAAGCCAAAGTGGGGAAACGGGTGGTGATCATCGGGGCAGAACTGGTCGCCTGTGAGGTCGCGGAATTCCTTGCCCAGCAAAAAAGGCGGGTTACCATGGTAAGGCGTGGCCCCGAGGTAGCACTCAAAATAGGCCCCAGTGTTAGAGCCCCCCTGCTGAAAAGGCTCAAAGATCAGGGGGTCACCATGCTCACCGGCGTGACCTACCATGAAGCCACCGAGCAGGGCTTAACCATCACCACAAAAGAGGGGCAAAGGAAGACCCTTGAGGCAGATACGATTGTTCTTGCCGCAGGAGCGGTGCCCAACCAGGGGCTCTACCAAGAGATTAAAAACAAGATAACTGCCACGTACGCCATCGGTGATTGTGTTGCGCCGCGCAACATCCACGAAGCTATCAGTGAGGGCTATCACACCGCACTGACAATATAGGCGACTCAGCAC carries:
- a CDS encoding phosphoenolpyruvate hydrolase family protein — protein: MGKQYGRQEVCDRLRAETKKGKPIVAAGAGIGLSAKFAEAGGADLIIIYNSGLYRMDGLPSIAGYMPFGDANAVVKEMGLRHVFPIVRNAPVIAGICAYDLTRDMETFLKELLTVGFSGVINFPTVGRIDGDFRRSMEDLGMSYKREAEVMGIAGSLGFFTMAYVFNPEESKMMAEKGIDAVVAHMKTTSGGSVGSQRPMTLAEAGKRCKKIFQAALTANPDVLCLAHGGPIEGPEGTEYIYRHTQAVGFVGASSIERLPTEEAIQKITKKFKAQKIQK
- a CDS encoding Tm-1-like ATP-binding domain-containing protein gives rise to the protein MERYILIIGTFDTKVEELNFIRDQIFSRNQKIRTLDTGILQPSPPIVDISNERVAAAGGKSLQELVHQRDRGQAVAVMARGAAKVTRELFDQGEILGIISLGGGSGTVIGTSAMRTVPVGIPKVMVSSMASGNVRPYVGTSDITMMYSVVDISGLNRISKRILRNAAAAVCGMVEGKEESVSPDRPLIATTMFGVTTPCVTEAKKILEEKGFEVLVFHANGPGGMAMEQLIGEGQIQAVLDITTTELPDELLGGKESAGPHRLEKAGEMGIPQVVVPGAMDMVNYFPDAIPPQFRDRLIYQHNPATSLMRTSVKENRQLGEIMARRLSRATGPTVVYIPLGGVSAIDAPGQPFYDPEADRAFVEALKRNLPSRILVIEKALHINDPSFAREVAQALLKLLKG
- a CDS encoding aspartate aminotransferase family protein, coding for MKRAKTDELLQWDRDHLIHPMSPIGSTRGIVFETAEGIILRDTEGREYIDSSSQLVNVNIGHGRKEVIEAIVEQLGKLQYTTTYWGFTNTATILCAKKLAEITPPGLKHFFFTSGGSESVETAFKIARNYWHAKKPEKHKILSLYHSFHGVSFGTLSATSLGMGRLGKSFGPLVPGFLHIPSYYCYRCTFGLEYPRCQIKCADFLAETIANEGQDSVAAFIAEPVQGSVGMISPPPEYWPKVRKICSEMGILLIADEVMSGFGRTGKLFGVENWEVIPDIMTMAKGITSGYIPFGAVAIGEEIYQELQSRQTPFLHGFTYSGHPVGSAAAIKDMEIIVKEKLADNAARMGQYALHRLQEEFLPLPWVGAVNGLGLMIGIEYVEDKKTKAISKKVLAISQKIQDRALQEGLFLRVFGNRVTLSPPLIINKEQMDKILDILKPILTDLPNLV
- a CDS encoding FAD-dependent oxidoreductase; this translates as MEKKLCQPIMIGQMRLKNRMVMPPMVVRYASDDGYVTDRSRRYYEARAKGGVALVILEASYIHPAGQLLPNEHGISDDKFIPGLSQLVEAIHRHDAKAAVQLVHAGRVVNPQTTGVQPVAPSAIPAPGGETPRELTPGEITEIINLFVQAALRAKRAGFDGVEIHGAHGYLIDQFISPASNHRQDAYGGSTENRARLLINVIKAVKEAVGPNYPVWCRINGQEYGVDGGETLDQAKEVACLAEAAGAVAIHVTATGPASPVNPTSAVFTPAPIAHLAAGIKQVVRVPVIAVGKMTAAAGEEILATGKADLIAFGRALFADPELPNKISSGKIEDIRPCILCMLCRDDLRYNPVGGLRCSVNATMGKEGVQQITPAEKPKKVLVVGGGPAGMEAARVAALRGHQVILWEKETKLGGQLIAAAVAPHKDRIQALKAYLSSQLKNLGVSVELGREATAASIARLAPDATVIASGSSKLTPEIPGLAKVRTAAATAVLEGKAKVGKRVVIIGAELVACEVAEFLAQQKRRVTMVRRGPEVALKIGPSVRAPLLKRLKDQGVTMLTGVTYHEATEQGLTITTKEGQRKTLEADTIVLAAGAVPNQGLYQEIKNKITATYAIGDCVAPRNIHEAISEGYHTALTI